Part of the Mycobacteriales bacterium genome, AGCCGGACCAGGTTGAGCCCCGCGCCGGCAGGGCCGAACAACGACGCGAGCAGGCCCGGCTTCGCCCGGGTGATGTTCTCCACCGAGCTGTCGGTCAGCGCCGCGCCGACACCGGCCCAGCGCTGGCGCGGCTGCGTCGGGTAGACGACGACGGTGCGGTTCGTGGACTGACTTCCAGCGGGTTCGGCTGGTTGCAGCGGTGCCGTCAGCCCCGTCGCCCTGCTCGCCGTCGTGGTCCAGCCGGTCCAGCCGGTGCCGGCATGCGCCGGACCGGGCACCGCGACGAGGAGCGACGTGAGCAGCGCGAGCGGCAGAAATCGCGCAGGTGGGACGTGACGGCCATCCATGGGCACTCCCCCGTGAGAGGGGTCGAGCGTTTCGGGTGGCGGCCGGGGGCGCAACGGCCCGTTCGGGCCATCTCGGGTCGCGCGGAAGCGGGCGGTGACTACCCGACGGAGCCGAGCACCCGCTCGCCGGTGTCGAGGCCGAGGCGGATCTCCTCCTGGCGCCGGAACGCCTCGATCGTGTGCCGGAGCCCGTCGGTGATCGACACGACCGGCTCCCAGCCGAGCGCCTCGCGGGCGAGCGTGATGTCCGGGCGGCGGACGCTCGGGTCGTCCACGGGGCGTTCCGTGTAGGTGAGCGTCGAGGGCGAGCCGGTCAGCGTGACGATCAGCTCGGCGAGCGCCTGGACGGTGAGCTCCTCGGGGCGGCCGAGGTTGACCGGTCCGGCGAGGTCCGAGGCGAGCGCGCGGACGATGCCGTCGATGAGGTCGTCGACGTAGCAGACCGACCGCGTCTGCGAGCCGTCGCCGGCGATCGTCAGCGGCTCGCCGGCGAGCGCCTGCGTGATGAACGTCGGGATCGCGCGGCCGTCGTCGCGGCGCATCCGCGGGCCGAACGTGTTGAAGATGCGGACGATCGTCGTCGGGACGCCGTGGGTGCGGCGGTAGGCCATCGTCAGCGCCTCGGCGAACCGCTTCGCCTCGTCGTACACGCCGCGCGGGCCGACCGGGTTGACGTGCCCCCAGTACGTCTCCTTCTGCGGGTGCTCCTTCGGGTCGCCGTACGCCTCGGAGGTCGACGCGAGCACGAACCG contains:
- a CDS encoding UDP-glucuronic acid decarboxylase family protein, whose amino-acid sequence is MTKPRAVVTGGAGFLGSHLCERLLRDGWSVVCLDNLLTGRASNVAHLAGDAAFRLVRCDVTDFVHVPGDVDAVLHFASPASPIDYLQLPIETLKVGSIGTLHALGLAREKGARFVLASTSEAYGDPKEHPQKETYWGHVNPVGPRGVYDEAKRFAEALTMAYRRTHGVPTTIVRIFNTFGPRMRRDDGRAIPTFITQALAGEPLTIAGDGSQTRSVCYVDDLIDGIVRALASDLAGPVNLGRPEELTVQALAELIVTLTGSPSTLTYTERPVDDPSVRRPDITLAREALGWEPVVSITDGLRHTIEAFRRQEEIRLGLDTGERVLGSVG